From the genome of Haladaptatus sp. R4, one region includes:
- a CDS encoding CaiB/BaiF CoA-transferase family protein, translating to MQLDDILILDCSRLLPGPYATQLLADLGATVIKIEEPERGDYAREMAPIGESGHGEIFEAVNRGKRSVSLDLTDKVARKAFYELVETADVVFETFRPGVTERLGIDYDTLVEYNEELVYASLSGFGGTGPNAERAGHDLNYAGETGLLDMTRPDEESKPTIPGYPMVDMASGLFSAFGIVSALLGRERGGDGASGEDGEGDAGGTHLDIAMTDTMLSFAQVFASGAFAGRTPRPGKTMLTGEFPCYDVYRTADDRSLTVAALEPKFWRALCETIERPELVEKHLSDDPAIREAVRDTLQAVFETRTMDEWLDEFDGVDTAVGGVYTVTEAFDREQTRARGIVVESDGSPPRIGFPIHDTDADADGSAVPTRLPGHGEHTASVLREAGVSDGTIARLTRND from the coding sequence ATACTCATCCTCGACTGTTCCCGGCTTCTCCCGGGACCGTACGCGACGCAACTCCTCGCGGACCTCGGCGCGACGGTGATCAAGATAGAGGAACCGGAACGCGGCGATTACGCGCGGGAGATGGCTCCCATCGGGGAGAGCGGCCACGGCGAGATTTTCGAGGCGGTGAACCGGGGAAAGCGGAGCGTCTCGCTCGACCTGACGGACAAAGTCGCGCGGAAAGCGTTCTACGAACTGGTCGAGACGGCGGACGTCGTCTTCGAGACGTTCCGCCCCGGCGTCACCGAGCGACTGGGAATCGACTACGACACGCTCGTGGAGTACAACGAGGAATTGGTGTACGCCTCCCTCTCCGGGTTCGGGGGGACGGGACCGAACGCGGAGCGGGCGGGCCACGACCTGAACTACGCCGGGGAGACGGGGCTGTTGGACATGACGCGACCGGACGAGGAGTCGAAGCCGACCATCCCCGGCTATCCGATGGTGGACATGGCGAGCGGGCTGTTTTCGGCGTTCGGAATCGTGAGCGCGCTCCTCGGCCGGGAACGCGGCGGAGACGGTGCAAGTGGTGAGGACGGCGAAGGTGATGCGGGCGGGACGCACCTCGACATCGCCATGACCGATACCATGCTGTCGTTCGCGCAGGTGTTCGCCAGCGGGGCGTTCGCCGGGCGGACACCCCGACCGGGGAAGACGATGCTGACCGGCGAATTTCCCTGCTACGACGTTTATCGCACGGCGGACGACCGCTCCCTCACGGTCGCGGCGCTCGAACCGAAGTTCTGGCGCGCGCTCTGCGAGACTATCGAGCGTCCCGAATTGGTCGAAAAACACCTGAGCGACGACCCGGCGATCCGCGAAGCCGTTCGGGATACCCTCCAAGCCGTCTTCGAAACGCGGACGATGGACGAGTGGCTCGACGAGTTCGACGGCGTGGATACGGCCGTCGGCGGGGTCTACACCGTCACGGAGGCGTTCGACCGCGAGCAGACGAGGGCGCGCGGAATAGTCGTCGAGTCGGACGGTTCGCCGCCGCGAATCGGGTTCCCGATACACGATACGGATGCGGACGCGGACGGTTCGGCCGTTCCGACCCGACTGCCGGGCCACGGCGAGCACACGGCGAGCGTCCTCCGCGAGGCTGGCGTTTCCGACGGGACGATAGCGCGACTGACGCGGAACGATTGA
- a CDS encoding Zn-ribbon domain-containing OB-fold protein: MSSEGDDVPALTYADWRAYLKAGDLVGLECESCGNVTATPKRACVECGDRNLDTHTLPNVGVVHSETTITVPPVGFEGPYQVAVVDLGDTKILGRIGGDEEVNIGTTVECTDAVELDGMPAPMFEPVE, encoded by the coding sequence ATGAGTTCGGAAGGCGACGACGTTCCGGCACTGACGTACGCCGACTGGCGGGCCTACCTCAAGGCCGGGGACCTCGTGGGACTCGAATGCGAGTCCTGCGGGAACGTCACGGCCACGCCGAAGCGGGCCTGCGTGGAGTGCGGCGACAGAAACCTCGACACCCACACCCTCCCGAACGTCGGCGTCGTCCACAGCGAGACGACGATAACCGTCCCGCCGGTCGGGTTCGAGGGACCGTATCAGGTCGCCGTCGTGGACCTCGGCGACACGAAAATCCTCGGCCGAATCGGCGGAGACGAGGAGGTCAACATCGGAACGACAGTCGAGTGTACCGACGCCGTCGAACTCGACGGGATGCCTGCGCCGATGTTCGAGCCGGTCGAATAG